In Nicotiana tabacum cultivar K326 chromosome 11, ASM71507v2, whole genome shotgun sequence, a single window of DNA contains:
- the LOC107809649 gene encoding protein trichome birefringence-like 33: MKPPFSSSLLLILLPFIVLVIFLYTEEFSCILCQLGPRVSSQQHIKKNKEKLPFAIGETEKGCDIFSGKWVWDENRPLYEESECPYITPQSTCQEHGRPDKDYQHWRWQPHSCSLPSFNATLMVETLRGKRMLFVGDSLNRGQYISMICLVHRLIPENAKSIENDGNFAIFTIKDYNATIEFYWAPFLLESNSDAAITHRIVERVVRNGSIDVHGKYWKGSDIIVFDTYLWWLSNFSILQGSFDDEVKDIVEVSTEDAYRMVMKSMLSWIKENMDPKKTRVFFTSMSPYHERLSKTIIFPLLV, from the exons ATGAAGCCACCTTTTTCCTCTTCTCTTCTATTAATATTACTACCTTTTATTGTTCTTGTCATTTTTTTGTACACTGAAGAATTCAGCTGTATTTTGTGCCAGCTTGGTCCCAGAGTTTCCAGCCAACAACACATTA AGAAGAACAAggagaagttaccatttgccaTAGGAGAGACAGAGAAAGGATGCGATATATTCAGTGGGAAATGGGTTTGGGACGAGAATCGGCCTTTGTATGAAGAATCAGAGTGTCCGTACATAACGCCACAGTCGACTTGCCAAGAACATGGCAGGCCAGATAAAGACTATCAGCATTGGAGATGGCAACCTCATAGTTGCTCTCTCCCGAG TTTCAATGCGACATTAATGGTGGAAACACTTCGGGGGAAGAGGATGTTGTTCGTAGGCGATTCGTTGAACAGAGGACAATATATTTCCATGATTTGTCTTGTTCATAGACTGATTCCTGAGAATGCTAAATCCATCGAAAATGATGGTAATTTCGCCATTTTCACCATTAAG GATTATAATGCAACGATTGAGTTCTACTGGGCACCATTTCTTCTGGAATCAAATTCTGATGCTGCAATCACACATAGGATTGTTGAAAGAGTTGTTCGAAATGGTTCAATTGATGTACATGGGAAATATTGGAAAGGGTCTGACATAATTGTGTTCGATACTTACCTTTGGTGGCTGAGCAATTTTAGTATCTT ACAAGGGTCTTTTGACGATGAAGTGAAAGATATAGTCGAGGTGTCCACAGAGGATGCATATCGCATGGTAATGAAGAGTATGTTGAGTTGGATTAAAGAGAATATGGATCCAAAGAAAACCAGAGTCTTTTTCACTAGCATGTCACCTTATCATGAAAGGTTGAGTAAAACAATAATCTTCCCACTTTTGGTTTAa